CGAAGTCGCGCACGGCAGCCCTCGTGGACTACCTGGAGCTGAAGTTCCAAGACCTCGACGTGCCGTTCACGATCAACATCACGGGCTGCTCGAACGCCTGCACGCGCTACCAAGTCGCCGACCTCGGGTTCATGGGCGCGCAGCACAGCGGCGAGGAAGTGTACAACGTGCACCTCGCCGGAAGCCTCGGCGAAGCGCAGCGCGTCGGCATCAAGCTCAAAGGTCGCGTGAAGGCGACGGAACTGCACTTGTACACCGAGCGCGTCCTCGCGGATTTCCGCGCGCACCGTCTGCTCGACGAGTCCTTCGTGCAGTTCGTGGACCGCGTTGGCAGCGAGCGCTTCTTGCCCGACGTCGTTCTCGGAGCGGTCCTCGCGTGAGCGACGCGTCGGGGCGAGTCGTGTGGCTCACGGGCCTCTCGGGCGCGGGCAAGACGACCCTCGCCCGCGCCGTGGAGCGCGAGTTGATGACGCGCGGCGTGCCGGTGGAGGTGCTCGACGGAGACGCCGTGCGCGAACACTTGTCCAAAGGTCTCTCGTTCACCCGCGAGGACCGCGACACCAACGTGCGGCGCATCGCGTTCGTGGCGGGCCTTCTCGCGAAGCACGGCGTGACGGTGCTCGTGAGCGCCATCAGTCCTTACCGCGACACGAGAGACGCCGTGCTCGCCGAGCTTCCGAACGCCGTGGAGGTGTTCGTGGACGCGCCGCTCGACGTGGTGACCGCGCGGGACGTGAAGGGCTTGTACGAAAAGGCCTTGCGCGGCGAGATTTCGCACTTCACGGGAGTCAGCGATCCGTACGAGGCGCCGCTCGCTCCGTCGGTGCACGTCAAGACCCACGAAGTGACGGTCGAGGAAGGCGTGGCGCTCGTC
This genomic window from Deinococcus yavapaiensis KR-236 contains:
- the cysC gene encoding adenylyl-sulfate kinase, with translation MSDASGRVVWLTGLSGAGKTTLARAVERELMTRGVPVEVLDGDAVREHLSKGLSFTREDRDTNVRRIAFVAGLLAKHGVTVLVSAISPYRDTRDAVLAELPNAVEVFVDAPLDVVTARDVKGLYEKALRGEISHFTGVSDPYEAPLAPSVHVKTHEVTVEEGVALVVESLGVERELAVV